Proteins co-encoded in one Acidovorax sp. 69 genomic window:
- the fba gene encoding class II fructose-bisphosphate aldolase (catalyzes the reversible aldol condensation of dihydroxyacetonephosphate and glyceraldehyde 3-phosphate in the Calvin cycle, glycolysis, and/or gluconeogenesis) — translation MPLVSMRELLDHAAAHSYGIPAFNVNNLEQVQAVMAAADEVGAPVILQASAGARKYAGEPFIKHLIQAAVEAFPHIPLVMHQDHGTSPKICSGAIDLGFGSVMMDGSLMEDGKTPSSFDYNVEVTRKVVDMAHKVGVTVEGELGCLGNLETGEAGEEDGVGAEGKLDHSQMLTDPEEAAVFVKATQLDALAIAIGTSHGAYKFSRKPTGDILAISRVKEIHRRIPNTHLVMHGSSSVPAELLAIINQYGGKMKETYGVPVEEIQEAIKHGVRKINIDTDIRLAMTGAVRKFLFENPEKFDAREWLKPAREAAKQVCKQRYLEFGCEGQGAKIKGHSLQVVAAQYASGALAQVVN, via the coding sequence ATGCCCCTCGTTTCGATGCGCGAACTGCTTGACCATGCCGCTGCCCACAGCTACGGCATCCCTGCCTTCAACGTCAACAATCTGGAGCAGGTCCAGGCTGTGATGGCGGCCGCTGACGAAGTGGGTGCACCTGTGATCCTGCAGGCCAGTGCTGGTGCGCGCAAATACGCGGGTGAGCCATTCATCAAGCACCTGATCCAGGCCGCTGTCGAAGCCTTCCCCCACATCCCTCTGGTGATGCACCAAGACCACGGTACGTCGCCCAAGATCTGCTCGGGCGCCATCGACTTGGGCTTCGGCTCGGTGATGATGGATGGCTCGCTGATGGAAGACGGTAAGACGCCTTCATCGTTCGACTACAACGTGGAAGTCACCCGCAAGGTCGTCGATATGGCGCACAAGGTGGGCGTGACGGTCGAGGGCGAACTCGGTTGCCTGGGCAACCTGGAAACCGGTGAAGCCGGCGAGGAAGATGGCGTTGGCGCCGAAGGCAAGCTGGACCACAGCCAGATGCTGACCGACCCAGAGGAAGCCGCCGTGTTCGTCAAGGCCACGCAGCTCGACGCCCTGGCCATTGCCATCGGCACCAGCCACGGCGCCTACAAGTTCAGCCGCAAGCCCACGGGCGACATCCTGGCCATCTCGCGTGTGAAGGAAATCCACCGGCGCATTCCCAATACCCACCTGGTGATGCACGGCTCCTCGTCGGTGCCGGCCGAGCTGCTGGCCATCATCAACCAGTACGGCGGCAAGATGAAGGAAACCTACGGCGTGCCCGTCGAAGAGATCCAGGAAGCCATCAAGCATGGCGTGCGCAAGATCAACATCGACACCGACATCCGTCTGGCCATGACCGGCGCGGTGCGCAAGTTCCTGTTTGAAAACCCTGAAAAGTTTGATGCCCGCGAGTGGCTGAAGCCTGCGCGCGAAGCTGCCAAGCAGGTGTGCAAGCAGCGCTACCTGGAGTTCGGCTGCGAAGGCCAGGGCGCCAAGATCAAGGGCCATAGCTTGCAGGTCGTGGCAGCCCAGTACGCGTCGGGCGCCCTGGCGCAAGTGGTGAACTGA
- a CDS encoding Re/Si-specific NAD(P)(+) transhydrogenase subunit alpha, with amino-acid sequence MQTSPVPQPQRIGVPREIFPGEKRVATVPDVVEKLIKLGFSVAVESGAGDAANFSDDAYRSAGAEVIGDAAALWAASDIVLKVRPPSGDEVALMREGSTLIDFIWPAQNPDLMQQLASRKATVLAIDCLPRTLSRAQKMDALTSTAGVSGYRAVIEAANAFGRFFNGQITAAGKVPPAKVFIAGAGVAGLAAIGTAANLGAIVRANDTRAEVADQVKSLGGEFVKVDYEEEGSGGGGYAKVMSEGFQAAQRKMYAEQAKDVDIIITTALIPGKPAPKLITAEMVQSMKPGSVIVDMAAEQGGNCELTVPGQAVVRHGVTIVGYTDLASRLARQSSTLYATNLLRLTEELCKAKDGVAVVNMEDDAIRGLTVVKDGAITWPAPPLKQAAAPAPKAAAAPVAVKKSSHGPGAPMSAKTLTIVFAVLAVLFWAIGSYAPVAFLGHFTVFVLACFIGYMVVWNVTPALHTPLMSVTNAISSIIAIGALVQIAPPDASLNGRPAGLILWLAFAATVLTAINMFGGFAVTRRMLAMFRK; translated from the coding sequence ATGCAGACAAGCCCAGTCCCGCAACCGCAGCGCATTGGCGTGCCCAGGGAAATTTTCCCGGGCGAGAAGCGCGTAGCCACCGTGCCCGATGTGGTGGAAAAGCTGATCAAGCTGGGCTTTTCGGTGGCTGTGGAGTCGGGGGCCGGGGATGCTGCAAATTTCAGCGATGACGCCTACCGTAGCGCCGGCGCGGAGGTGATCGGCGATGCTGCTGCGCTGTGGGCCGCCTCCGACATCGTGCTCAAGGTGCGTCCGCCCAGCGGCGACGAAGTGGCGCTGATGCGTGAGGGTTCGACACTCATCGATTTCATCTGGCCCGCCCAGAACCCTGATTTGATGCAGCAACTCGCCAGCAGGAAAGCCACGGTGTTGGCCATTGACTGCCTGCCGCGCACGCTGTCGCGTGCCCAGAAGATGGACGCGCTGACCTCCACCGCCGGGGTGAGCGGCTATCGTGCGGTCATCGAGGCCGCCAATGCCTTTGGCCGCTTCTTCAACGGCCAGATCACGGCAGCGGGCAAGGTGCCGCCCGCCAAGGTGTTCATCGCGGGTGCGGGTGTGGCCGGCCTCGCAGCCATCGGTACGGCAGCCAATCTGGGTGCCATCGTGCGGGCCAACGATACGCGCGCCGAGGTGGCCGACCAGGTCAAGTCGCTGGGCGGTGAGTTCGTCAAAGTGGACTACGAGGAAGAAGGCTCTGGCGGTGGCGGCTACGCCAAGGTCATGAGCGAGGGCTTCCAGGCCGCGCAGCGCAAGATGTACGCCGAGCAGGCCAAGGATGTCGACATCATCATCACCACCGCGCTGATACCGGGCAAACCTGCGCCCAAGCTCATCACGGCCGAGATGGTACAGAGCATGAAGCCCGGCAGCGTGATCGTGGACATGGCCGCCGAGCAGGGGGGCAACTGCGAGCTGACTGTGCCCGGCCAGGCCGTGGTGCGCCATGGCGTGACCATCGTCGGCTACACCGACCTGGCCTCGCGCCTGGCCAGGCAGTCGTCCACGTTGTACGCCACCAACCTGCTGCGCCTGACGGAAGAGCTGTGCAAGGCCAAGGATGGCGTCGCAGTGGTCAATATGGAGGACGACGCGATCCGTGGGCTCACCGTGGTCAAGGACGGCGCGATCACCTGGCCTGCCCCGCCGCTCAAGCAAGCTGCTGCGCCGGCGCCCAAGGCAGCGGCGGCTCCCGTGGCGGTAAAAAAATCCAGCCATGGTCCGGGTGCACCCATGTCCGCCAAGACGTTGACCATCGTGTTTGCCGTGCTGGCCGTGTTGTTCTGGGCCATTGGCTCCTATGCGCCCGTGGCCTTCCTGGGGCACTTCACGGTGTTTGTACTGGCCTGCTTCATTGGCTACATGGTGGTGTGGAACGTCACGCCCGCGCTGCACACGCCACTGATGAGTGTGACCAATGCCATCTCCAGCATCATCGCCATCGGCGCGCTCGTGCAGATCGCACCGCCCGACGCGAGCCTCAATGGGCGCCCGGCAGGGCTGATCCTCTGGCTGGCTTTTGCTGCCACCGTGCTCACTGCCATCAACATGTTCGGCGGCTTTGCCGTCACCCGCCGCATGCTCGCCATGTTCCGCAAATAA
- the tsaB gene encoding tRNA (adenosine(37)-N6)-threonylcarbamoyltransferase complex dimerization subunit type 1 TsaB, protein MNLLAFDTSTDTLFIAVQHGQGVWQYQGPGGAQASASLIPTVRNLMQQAGLSFDTLDAIVFGRGPGSFTGLRTACAVAQGLAFGARGGQGVPVLPVDTLLAVAEEARLQHGCTQVMAVLDARMDEVYHAHCEWHEAEGQWTADAEFGLSAPQSVLVPAGWTVAGNARAAYGERLAPAALHVHALPTATAMLRLAPALLAAGEGIAASDALPRYIRDKVAKTTAERDALRAAQATPTP, encoded by the coding sequence ATGAATCTGCTTGCCTTCGACACCAGCACCGACACCCTGTTCATCGCGGTACAGCACGGCCAGGGCGTCTGGCAGTACCAGGGGCCCGGCGGAGCGCAAGCCTCGGCCTCACTGATCCCGACCGTGCGCAACCTGATGCAACAAGCGGGCCTGTCATTTGACACGCTGGACGCGATCGTCTTCGGACGCGGGCCTGGCTCGTTCACAGGCCTGCGAACGGCCTGTGCCGTGGCGCAGGGGCTGGCCTTTGGCGCGCGGGGTGGCCAGGGCGTTCCCGTGCTGCCCGTAGACACCTTGCTGGCCGTAGCGGAGGAAGCCCGACTGCAGCATGGATGCACCCAGGTGATGGCCGTACTGGACGCTCGCATGGACGAGGTCTACCACGCCCACTGCGAGTGGCATGAGGCCGAAGGCCAGTGGACGGCCGACGCAGAGTTTGGCCTGAGCGCCCCACAATCGGTGCTGGTGCCGGCCGGATGGACTGTGGCGGGCAATGCCCGCGCAGCCTACGGGGAACGCCTGGCACCGGCCGCTTTGCACGTGCACGCCCTGCCCACCGCGACAGCCATGCTGCGTCTGGCGCCTGCCCTGTTGGCCGCAGGAGAGGGCATTGCCGCCAGCGATGCCCTGCCGCGCTATATCCGCGATAAAGTGGCAAAAACCACCGCCGAACGTGACGCCCTGCGCGCTGCCCAGGCGACGCCCACGCCCTGA
- the corA gene encoding magnesium/cobalt transporter CorA, with protein sequence MLNIFTLANGRLFQEEIESLEELTRFQPIWVDLEAPTLEEKRWIKQHYGLSIPEDAMDEDIEESARFYEEDNGELHIRSDFLIDDDEDPRSVRVAFILNQHNANLKSRGVLFSIHDEDVPVFRLLRMRARRAPGLIEDAKEVLLKLFDADAEYSADTLENIYDELEKVSKQVLAGDVTDTRAGEVLAAIARQEDLNGRIRRNVMDTRRAVSFMMRSKMLNSEQFEEARQILRDIESLDNHTAFLFDKINFLMDATVGFININQNKIIKIFSVASVALLPPTLIASVYGMNLKFPELEFLGTGAYPYVLALMVTSALGPMWYFRKRGWLK encoded by the coding sequence ATGCTCAACATCTTTACGCTCGCCAATGGCCGGCTGTTCCAGGAAGAAATCGAGTCCCTGGAAGAACTCACCCGCTTCCAGCCCATCTGGGTGGACCTGGAAGCCCCCACCCTCGAAGAAAAACGCTGGATCAAGCAGCACTATGGCCTGTCCATCCCCGAGGATGCGATGGACGAGGACATTGAGGAATCCGCCCGCTTCTACGAAGAAGACAACGGCGAACTGCACATCCGCAGCGACTTCTTGATTGACGACGATGAAGACCCTCGCTCGGTGCGCGTGGCCTTCATCCTGAACCAGCACAACGCCAACCTCAAAAGCCGGGGCGTGCTGTTTTCCATCCACGATGAAGATGTGCCCGTATTCCGCCTGCTGCGCATGCGCGCGCGCCGCGCCCCGGGCCTCATCGAAGACGCTAAGGAAGTGCTGCTCAAGCTGTTCGACGCTGATGCCGAATATTCGGCCGACACGCTGGAGAACATCTATGACGAGCTGGAAAAGGTCAGCAAGCAGGTGCTGGCCGGCGACGTGACCGACACCCGCGCCGGCGAAGTGCTGGCCGCCATTGCGCGACAGGAAGACTTGAACGGCCGCATCCGCCGCAACGTCATGGACACGCGCCGCGCCGTGAGCTTCATGATGCGCTCCAAGATGCTCAACTCGGAGCAGTTTGAAGAGGCCCGCCAGATCCTGCGCGACATCGAGTCGCTGGACAACCACACAGCCTTTTTGTTCGACAAGATCAACTTCTTGATGGATGCCACGGTCGGTTTCATCAACATCAACCAGAACAAGATCATCAAGATCTTCTCGGTGGCCAGCGTGGCGTTGCTGCCGCCCACGCTGATCGCCAGCGTGTACGGCATGAACCTGAAGTTTCCCGAGCTGGAATTTCTTGGCACAGGCGCCTACCCCTATGTGCTGGCCCTGATGGTGACCAGCGCTCTGGGACCCATGTGGTACTTCCGCAAGCGCGGCTGGCTCAAGTAG
- the pntB gene encoding Re/Si-specific NAD(P)(+) transhydrogenase subunit beta — protein sequence MSQSLATVAYLGAAILFILSLGGLSNPETSRRGNLFGMVGMALAVLATVFGPRVSPSGMAWIVGALVIGGGIGLYAAKVVKMTQMPELVALMHSLVGLAACLVGFASYVDTSIQLQGAEKIIHEVEIYIGILIGAVTFSGSLIAFGKLNGKIGGKPLLLPGRHWLNLAGLLIVIWFGREFLRAETIEQGMLPLAVMTVIALLFGIHMVMAIGGADMPVVVSMLNSYSGWAAAATGFMLSNDLLIVTGALVGSSGAILSYIMCNAMNRNFISVIAGGFGSGAGTPAKKGEATEPQGEAVPVGPAETAELLREAKSVIIVPGYGMAVAQAQHTVYEITKTLRDKGVDVRFAIHPVAGRMPGHMNVLLAEAKVPYDIVMEMDEINEDFPKTDVAMVIGANDIVNPSALDDPSSPIAGMPVLEVWNAKTSIVMKRSMASGYAGVDNPLFYKDNNRMLFGDAKKMLDEVLAVLKG from the coding sequence ATGTCCCAAAGTCTCGCCACCGTCGCCTATCTCGGTGCGGCCATTCTTTTCATTCTGAGCCTGGGCGGGCTCTCTAACCCGGAAACCTCGCGCCGTGGCAACCTGTTCGGCATGGTCGGTATGGCGCTGGCCGTGCTGGCCACCGTGTTTGGCCCGCGCGTCAGTCCCTCGGGCATGGCCTGGATCGTCGGCGCGCTGGTGATCGGTGGCGGCATCGGCCTGTATGCCGCCAAGGTCGTCAAGATGACCCAGATGCCCGAGCTGGTCGCGCTCATGCACAGCCTGGTGGGCCTGGCGGCCTGCCTGGTGGGTTTTGCCAGTTACGTCGATACGTCGATTCAACTGCAGGGCGCGGAGAAGATCATCCACGAGGTGGAGATCTACATCGGCATCCTGATCGGCGCCGTCACCTTCTCGGGGTCGCTCATCGCCTTCGGCAAGCTCAACGGCAAGATCGGTGGCAAGCCGCTGTTGCTGCCCGGCCGCCACTGGCTCAACCTGGCGGGTCTGCTGATCGTGATCTGGTTCGGTCGTGAGTTCCTGCGTGCGGAAACCATTGAACAGGGCATGCTGCCGCTGGCCGTGATGACGGTGATTGCCCTGCTTTTCGGCATCCATATGGTGATGGCCATCGGTGGTGCGGACATGCCGGTGGTGGTGTCCATGCTCAACAGCTATTCGGGCTGGGCGGCAGCGGCTACGGGCTTCATGCTCTCCAACGACCTGCTCATCGTGACGGGCGCACTGGTGGGCTCGTCGGGCGCCATCCTGTCTTACATCATGTGCAACGCCATGAATCGCAACTTCATCAGCGTGATCGCGGGCGGCTTCGGCTCCGGGGCGGGTACGCCTGCCAAGAAGGGCGAGGCTACCGAGCCGCAAGGCGAGGCGGTGCCCGTTGGCCCTGCCGAGACGGCCGAGCTGCTGCGCGAGGCCAAGAGCGTCATCATCGTGCCCGGCTACGGCATGGCCGTGGCCCAGGCCCAGCACACCGTGTACGAGATCACCAAGACCCTGCGCGACAAGGGCGTGGATGTGCGCTTTGCCATTCACCCGGTGGCGGGCCGCATGCCCGGCCACATGAATGTGCTGCTGGCTGAGGCCAAGGTGCCCTACGACATCGTGATGGAGATGGACGAGATCAACGAGGACTTCCCCAAGACGGATGTGGCGATGGTCATTGGCGCCAACGACATCGTGAACCCCAGCGCCCTGGACGATCCGTCCAGCCCCATCGCGGGCATGCCGGTGCTGGAAGTGTGGAACGCCAAGACCTCGATCGTGATGAAGCGCTCCATGGCCTCAGGCTATGCAGGGGTCGACAACCCGCTGTTTTACAAAGACAACAACCGCATGCTGTTCGGCGACGCCAAAAAAATGCTGGACGAAGTGCTCGCCGTGCTCAAGGGCTGA
- a CDS encoding long-chain-fatty-acid--CoA ligase, producing the protein MTDRPWLAAYPQGVPADIDANQYASLVALMDEAFKKYADRIAYSFMGKDVTYAQTDSLSSAFAAYLQSLGLVKGDRVAIMMPNVPQYPVTVAAVLRAGFVVVNVNPLYTPRELEHQLKDSGAKAIVIIENFATTLEQCIAHTPVKHVVLCSMGDQLGLLKGTLVNYVVRNVKKMVPAYNLPSAVRFNNAVAQGTRGTLKKPDIKPDDIALLQYTGGTTGVSKGAVLLHRNIIANVLQSEAWNNPVMKKVPAGEQPTSICALPLYHIFAFTVNMMLSMRTGGKTILIPNPRDLPAVLKELSKHTFHSFPAVNTLFNGLANHPDFNTVNWKNLKVSVGGGMAVQGAVAKLWLEKTGCPICEGYGLSETSPSASCNPVTATEYTGTIGVPIPGTCMKLLDDDGHEVTTLGQPGEIAIKGPQVMAGYWQRPDETAKVMTDDGYFKSGDIGIMDERGYFKIVDRKKDMVLVSGFNVYPNEVEEVVANCPGVLECAVVGVPDEKTGEAVKLVIVKKDPALTEAQVKEYCRHELTGYKQPRVIEFRTELPKTPVGKILRRELRDKK; encoded by the coding sequence ATGACCGACCGCCCGTGGCTGGCTGCCTACCCGCAAGGGGTTCCTGCCGACATCGACGCTAACCAGTACGCCTCCCTTGTCGCACTGATGGACGAGGCTTTCAAGAAGTACGCCGACCGCATTGCCTACAGCTTCATGGGCAAGGACGTGACCTACGCCCAGACCGACTCGCTCTCCAGCGCGTTCGCGGCTTATCTGCAGAGCCTGGGCCTGGTCAAGGGCGACCGCGTGGCCATCATGATGCCCAATGTGCCGCAATACCCCGTCACCGTGGCCGCCGTGCTGCGCGCGGGCTTCGTGGTGGTCAATGTGAACCCGCTGTACACACCACGCGAGCTGGAGCATCAGCTCAAGGACTCCGGCGCCAAGGCCATCGTCATCATCGAGAACTTTGCCACCACCCTGGAGCAGTGCATCGCGCACACGCCGGTCAAACATGTTGTGCTGTGCTCCATGGGCGACCAGCTGGGCCTGCTCAAGGGCACGCTGGTCAACTACGTGGTGCGCAACGTCAAGAAGATGGTGCCTGCCTACAACCTGCCCAGTGCCGTGCGTTTCAACAACGCCGTGGCCCAGGGCACGCGTGGCACGCTCAAGAAGCCCGACATCAAGCCTGACGACATTGCGCTCTTGCAGTACACCGGCGGCACCACGGGCGTGAGCAAGGGGGCCGTGCTGCTTCACCGCAACATCATTGCCAACGTGCTGCAGTCCGAGGCCTGGAACAACCCTGTGATGAAGAAGGTGCCAGCGGGCGAGCAGCCCACCAGCATCTGTGCGCTGCCGCTGTACCACATCTTCGCGTTCACGGTGAACATGATGCTGAGCATGCGCACCGGCGGCAAGACCATCCTGATCCCCAATCCGCGCGACCTTCCTGCGGTGCTCAAGGAGTTGTCCAAGCACACGTTCCATAGCTTCCCGGCTGTCAACACCTTGTTCAACGGTCTGGCCAATCATCCCGATTTCAACACCGTCAACTGGAAGAACCTCAAGGTCTCCGTGGGCGGTGGCATGGCCGTGCAGGGCGCGGTGGCCAAGCTCTGGCTCGAAAAGACGGGCTGCCCCATCTGCGAAGGGTATGGACTGTCGGAAACCAGCCCCTCGGCCAGTTGTAACCCCGTGACGGCCACTGAGTACACCGGCACCATCGGCGTGCCGATTCCGGGCACGTGCATGAAGCTGCTCGACGATGACGGCCATGAGGTCACCACCCTCGGCCAGCCTGGCGAGATCGCCATCAAGGGACCGCAGGTGATGGCGGGCTACTGGCAGCGCCCCGACGAAACCGCCAAGGTCATGACCGACGACGGCTACTTCAAGTCGGGCGATATCGGCATCATGGACGAGCGCGGCTACTTCAAGATCGTGGACCGCAAGAAGGACATGGTGCTGGTCAGTGGCTTCAACGTGTATCCCAATGAGGTGGAGGAAGTCGTTGCCAACTGCCCTGGCGTGCTGGAATGCGCCGTGGTCGGCGTGCCCGATGAAAAGACCGGTGAGGCCGTCAAACTTGTCATCGTGAAGAAGGATCCCGCGCTGACGGAGGCTCAGGTCAAGGAGTACTGCCGCCACGAACTCACGGGCTACAAGCAGCCCCGTGTGATCGAGTTCCGCACTGAGCTGCCCAAGACGCCGGTGGGCAAGATTCTGCGGCGCGAGTTGCGCGACAAAAAATAG
- a CDS encoding uracil-DNA glycosylase family protein has product MSLHLDARQRAMLQEMGVTVWGPAQTQAPVAQDPAPLAPPRSVAAAPIPATPHTPAGRPPPQEHTPPQAMARMASPAGASTTQPAAGLATAALRIYPAQALYPSADPAQTPPGLGGGWLIVAESLTPADPLGGDAGRLLDNMLRAMQLHRHPRVFLAALERPGPGGGEAGTDIATTLADTVATLRPAMVLVLGHVAARAALGRTEPLGRLRAGPHQLAGCPAVVTYDPAFLLRSQDTKAAVWADLCRALALVRSAA; this is encoded by the coding sequence ATGAGTCTTCACCTCGATGCGCGCCAGCGCGCCATGCTGCAGGAAATGGGCGTCACCGTATGGGGCCCGGCGCAGACCCAGGCCCCCGTCGCACAGGACCCCGCACCCCTGGCCCCACCCCGCAGCGTTGCTGCCGCGCCCATACCGGCAACACCTCACACCCCGGCAGGGCGGCCTCCTCCACAGGAGCACACCCCACCCCAGGCGATGGCTCGCATGGCATCTCCCGCAGGCGCCAGCACCACCCAACCCGCCGCAGGCCTGGCCACGGCCGCCCTCAGGATCTATCCCGCCCAGGCGCTGTACCCCTCGGCCGACCCGGCGCAGACACCCCCCGGCTTGGGCGGTGGCTGGTTGATCGTGGCCGAATCCCTGACCCCCGCCGATCCACTGGGGGGCGATGCCGGGCGCCTGTTGGACAACATGCTGCGTGCCATGCAACTACACCGGCATCCGCGTGTGTTCCTTGCCGCCCTGGAGCGACCAGGCCCCGGGGGAGGCGAAGCGGGCACTGACATCGCCACCACCTTGGCCGACACGGTGGCCACACTGCGACCCGCGATGGTGCTGGTGCTGGGCCACGTGGCCGCGCGCGCGGCCCTGGGCCGCACCGAACCGCTGGGCCGCCTGCGCGCTGGGCCGCACCAACTGGCAGGCTGCCCCGCCGTAGTGACCTACGACCCCGCCTTTCTGCTGCGCTCGCAAGACACCAAGGCCGCCGTCTGGGCAGACCTGTGCCGCGCACTGGCCTTGGTTCGCAGCGCCGCCTGA
- the rimI gene encoding ribosomal protein S18-alanine N-acetyltransferase has protein sequence MSALPTASSEASATRPEARFEALTLGRLDAVLAVEQQAYSHPWTRGNFTDALASGYQAQILMAGDHLLGYFVAMMGVDEVHLLNITVTPEFQRQGWARVLLDALALWSRGRGAQWLWLEVRVSNQRAQDIYLTHGFRRVGDRKRYYPAENGQREDAVVMSLAL, from the coding sequence ATGAGCGCTTTGCCCACCGCTTCTTCCGAGGCATCCGCCACGCGCCCCGAGGCGCGCTTTGAAGCGCTCACGCTCGGCCGGCTCGATGCCGTGCTGGCTGTGGAGCAACAGGCCTACTCGCACCCCTGGACACGCGGCAACTTCACCGATGCCCTGGCCTCAGGCTACCAGGCGCAAATACTCATGGCGGGTGATCATCTGCTCGGCTACTTTGTGGCGATGATGGGGGTGGATGAAGTACACCTGCTCAATATCACCGTCACCCCCGAGTTTCAGCGGCAGGGCTGGGCCCGCGTGCTGCTTGATGCCCTGGCGCTGTGGTCGCGGGGACGCGGCGCGCAATGGCTGTGGCTGGAGGTGCGTGTGAGCAACCAGCGCGCCCAAGATATCTACCTGACCCATGGGTTTCGCCGCGTGGGCGATCGCAAGCGCTACTACCCGGCTGAAAACGGGCAGCGCGAGGACGCTGTGGTCATGAGCCTGGCCCTGTGA
- a CDS encoding 5'-methylthioadenosine/adenosylhomocysteine nucleosidase: protein MSTAILSALTEEQSSLVEHLAHPQRVMHAGRAFWLGELHDQRVVLALSGIGKVAAATTATALIEHFGVARIVFTGVAGGLGDGVNVGDVVVAQDYVQHDMDASPLFPRWELPGYARSRLACDPVLTAMLLEAVSHCVSGASGPWGLKTATGAAHVVHQGLVASGDRFVSTAHESRHLRTALCSAGHDVLAVEMEGAAVAQVCHDYGLPFAAVRTISDRADDEAHGDFAEFVQTVASRYAEQIMLSFVKLLQKT, encoded by the coding sequence ATGAGCACCGCCATCCTGAGTGCATTGACCGAGGAGCAAAGCTCGCTGGTTGAGCACCTTGCCCATCCGCAGCGCGTGATGCATGCGGGCCGCGCCTTCTGGCTGGGCGAACTGCACGACCAGCGGGTGGTATTGGCGCTGTCAGGCATCGGCAAGGTGGCAGCGGCCACCACGGCGACGGCGCTGATCGAACATTTCGGGGTGGCGCGCATCGTGTTCACCGGCGTGGCGGGGGGCCTGGGGGACGGCGTGAACGTGGGCGATGTGGTGGTGGCACAGGATTACGTACAGCACGATATGGATGCTTCGCCGTTGTTTCCGCGCTGGGAGCTGCCGGGGTATGCCCGCAGTCGCCTGGCGTGCGATCCTGTATTGACTGCTATGCTTTTGGAAGCTGTTAGCCATTGTGTATCGGGCGCAAGTGGCCCGTGGGGCCTGAAAACTGCGACCGGGGCGGCACACGTGGTGCACCAGGGTCTGGTGGCCAGCGGAGACCGCTTCGTCTCGACTGCGCACGAATCCCGACATCTGCGCACCGCTTTGTGCAGTGCCGGGCACGACGTACTGGCCGTGGAAATGGAAGGCGCCGCTGTGGCCCAGGTCTGCCACGACTACGGCCTGCCCTTCGCTGCTGTACGTACCATCTCCGACCGCGCCGACGACGAGGCCCATGGCGACTTCGCAGAGTTTGTGCAGACTGTGGCCAGCCGCTATGCCGAGCAGATCATGCTGTCGTTTGTGAAATTACTTCAAAAAACATAG